One part of the Parabacteroides distasonis ATCC 8503 genome encodes these proteins:
- a CDS encoding translocation/assembly module TamB domain-containing protein — MRVWIKRIGVICLIPIALVLLLSILLYIPPFQNFAVRKATEYAGKVTGMQIGIEQIRLSFPLDLTVKGVEVVNPPADTLLSLQSLTVRVRALPLLRKQVLVEAIDLRNVKVNTGTMIEGMEIKGFLGKLYLHADRIDLSEEKATFNTIDLFDTAITLLLNDSTSKEDTTSTPLNWVLKLDKISLDRVAFALQMPSDSLRLTAFVNKAGLNNGLVDIGAEQYKARNFDITNSTFAYDGNYATPEQGLDFSHISLTNLNTSIDSILYQGKEINAHIKEFFVEERSGLKVSALAGNVRSDHEQIDVPDLLLQTPNSEVRLTATIPWSSLEDHPQGSMKALLNASLGKEDLLIAAGSLPEDFKKAYPDKPLAITAGVEGNLSSIRITQGDIMLPGAFQMNVTGSMESVTDSIRRTGEIQLKARSGNLDFLLAMLPASQRDQFAIPAGIQLKGEATVANQEYRTELVLTQDKGKVGLTARYNPVQLAYEANLRIDSLEPTHFMPKDSLFWLTASVKAEGRGTDPFSERTWAKLDGKISDIRYGASSVSDVSIDGSLEKNLLKVDLLSKYPLAKMDVSLNATLHKHEVKAMLIADVENMDLQGMHLMANPFATSFQLFAEVESNLDEDNTIDVTLGNWEVVTPKQSFKPKTLTLHARTDIDTTRVSFHAGDLGIILTGNDCIHHITDKLTKVSNDITLQLERDSTVNLEILRPLLPDMYLEVRAGQDNPIYNYLQTYYVDFKSIAMNAYTSPETGIRMDASIYDLARDTMQIDTIRAEMHQDSLGLLYSAQVIKNKYRQQQPFSAGLDGQIRYGFGDARLYFKDGKGETGLLLGIRADKIQNGVKFHLFPDDPIIAFRPFKLNPDNYVVVRSMKDIEANLRLSGDNNAALWIHSQAESDEMEEVHAELNQIDLGIISNAFSYIPPMKGILNADFQYAPSDSAFMVVADMNIDDLYYENERVGELMFNAVYLPLEQGNHQVDMHLFRDRKEVSAITALYQMGETDHISGTVEFMHFPLDIANPFIPDDMAKMGGDLDGTLAISGQSDKPMAEGYLILDTASVYVGAAGSTFRFDDKKIEIKNNRILFNQYGIYAYNKNPFIINGEVDFNNLSRMTANLKLTANNLQLLNVKKNEESLVYGKLFVNLNSTVRGPLDALTMRGDLQLLGGTNITYVLKDSPLTVQDRMSDMVTFTSFTDTLRRRMPRKPPLPMGGMDMLMTIHIDPAVQANVDLSPDQSNHINLEGGGDLSFQYTPQGDMFLNGRYTLSGGTIKYSIPVIPLKEFNVQEGSYVQWTGNPMDPTLNLTATERVRTSVTLTGQSSPRLVNFDVGIELTQQLENLGLQFTLTAPEDMAMQEELTSKGPEERAKLAVSMLVTGMYLGGGGGGGKVNVNMGDALTSFLQSEINNIAGSALKSVDISFGMETYDDNGDAGGGTRTDYSFRFAKRFYNDRIRVVLGGRISTGENINNGQAQPFIDNVSVEYRLDSSGSRYVKLFHDKNYESLLEGEITETGAGIVLRKKMMHLRELFNFKKTKVKPVKEETEKE; from the coding sequence ATGAGAGTATGGATTAAACGGATAGGAGTGATATGCCTAATACCGATCGCATTGGTATTGTTACTCTCTATATTACTATATATACCTCCTTTCCAAAACTTCGCGGTACGGAAAGCGACCGAATACGCAGGAAAAGTGACTGGTATGCAAATCGGGATCGAGCAGATTAGGCTATCTTTCCCGTTAGACCTTACGGTTAAGGGTGTCGAGGTCGTAAATCCTCCCGCCGATACCTTGTTGAGTTTACAGAGCTTGACGGTACGGGTTCGTGCCCTTCCTCTTTTGCGGAAGCAAGTATTGGTAGAGGCGATCGACCTCCGGAACGTAAAGGTTAACACCGGGACTATGATTGAAGGTATGGAAATCAAAGGATTCTTGGGAAAGCTTTACCTGCACGCCGATCGTATAGACCTGTCCGAGGAGAAAGCTACATTTAATACCATAGATTTATTCGATACCGCCATTACCCTTCTATTAAATGATTCAACCTCGAAAGAAGACACGACTTCCACACCTCTGAACTGGGTACTCAAGCTGGATAAAATCAGTTTGGACCGGGTAGCCTTCGCCCTACAAATGCCCTCGGATTCCTTACGCCTTACGGCTTTCGTTAATAAAGCCGGGCTAAATAACGGCCTCGTAGATATTGGAGCGGAACAATATAAGGCGAGAAACTTTGACATAACGAATTCTACATTCGCTTATGACGGGAATTACGCGACACCCGAGCAAGGACTCGATTTCTCCCATATTAGTTTAACGAACCTGAACACTTCTATCGATTCCATCTTATATCAAGGAAAAGAAATAAACGCCCACATCAAGGAATTCTTCGTGGAAGAACGTTCCGGCCTCAAGGTTTCGGCATTGGCAGGAAATGTCCGGAGTGACCATGAACAGATAGACGTACCGGACCTACTTCTCCAGACACCAAATTCCGAAGTGAGATTGACAGCGACTATCCCTTGGAGCTCCCTCGAGGACCACCCACAAGGTAGCATGAAAGCCCTGTTAAACGCCTCGTTGGGGAAAGAAGATTTATTGATAGCGGCAGGTTCCCTACCGGAGGATTTCAAGAAAGCCTATCCGGACAAGCCTCTCGCTATTACGGCTGGCGTAGAAGGCAACCTCTCCAGTATACGTATCACACAAGGCGATATCATGCTGCCGGGAGCGTTTCAGATGAACGTCACGGGTAGCATGGAGTCCGTGACGGATAGCATCCGGCGAACCGGTGAGATTCAGTTAAAGGCTCGATCCGGTAATCTGGACTTTTTGCTGGCGATGCTTCCCGCCTCCCAACGGGATCAATTTGCCATTCCGGCAGGAATTCAGTTGAAGGGGGAAGCTACAGTCGCAAATCAAGAATACCGCACCGAGCTTGTTCTTACCCAAGATAAAGGCAAAGTAGGTCTGACCGCCCGCTATAATCCGGTGCAACTGGCTTATGAGGCTAATTTACGGATAGACAGTCTGGAACCTACCCATTTCATGCCCAAAGACTCTCTATTTTGGCTGACCGCCTCTGTTAAAGCAGAAGGCCGGGGCACAGACCCTTTCTCTGAACGTACATGGGCCAAACTGGACGGTAAGATATCGGATATACGCTACGGCGCCTCATCGGTATCAGACGTATCCATCGATGGCTCTCTGGAAAAGAACTTACTGAAAGTGGATCTGCTTAGCAAATACCCGTTGGCGAAAATGGATGTCTCCTTAAACGCGACCCTCCACAAGCACGAGGTGAAGGCGATGTTGATAGCGGATGTGGAGAACATGGATTTACAGGGTATGCACTTAATGGCAAATCCCTTCGCCACCTCTTTCCAGCTCTTCGCAGAGGTAGAAAGTAATCTGGATGAAGATAACACGATCGACGTTACGTTAGGAAACTGGGAGGTCGTCACCCCAAAACAAAGTTTCAAGCCGAAAACGCTGACCTTGCATGCCCGGACGGATATCGATACCACCCGTGTGTCTTTCCACGCCGGGGATTTAGGGATCATCCTCACGGGTAATGATTGCATACACCACATCACGGATAAGTTGACTAAGGTATCGAACGATATCACCCTCCAATTGGAACGGGACTCGACTGTCAATCTGGAGATCCTTCGCCCGCTCCTCCCCGATATGTACCTTGAGGTACGGGCAGGACAGGACAATCCGATCTACAACTATCTCCAAACCTATTACGTAGATTTCAAGAGCATCGCCATGAACGCCTATACCTCACCGGAAACGGGTATACGCATGGATGCCTCCATTTACGATCTGGCACGGGATACGATGCAGATCGATACCATCCGGGCAGAGATGCACCAAGATTCGCTCGGATTACTCTATAGCGCCCAAGTGATCAAGAATAAATACAGGCAGCAACAACCTTTCAGCGCCGGGCTGGACGGGCAAATACGTTATGGCTTCGGCGACGCCCGCCTTTATTTCAAGGACGGGAAAGGCGAGACCGGCTTGTTGCTCGGAATCCGGGCCGATAAGATACAGAACGGGGTCAAGTTCCATCTCTTCCCCGATGACCCGATCATAGCGTTCCGCCCTTTCAAGCTGAACCCGGATAATTACGTCGTGGTACGCAGCATGAAGGATATCGAGGCGAACCTGCGACTCAGCGGAGATAATAACGCCGCCTTGTGGATACACTCCCAAGCGGAAAGTGACGAGATGGAGGAAGTCCACGCCGAGTTGAACCAGATCGACCTTGGGATTATCTCCAACGCATTCAGCTATATCCCGCCGATGAAAGGTATATTGAACGCCGATTTCCAGTACGCTCCTTCCGACTCGGCCTTCATGGTCGTGGCGGATATGAACATTGATGATCTGTATTATGAGAACGAGCGGGTCGGCGAACTCATGTTCAACGCAGTCTATCTACCTTTAGAGCAGGGGAACCATCAAGTGGATATGCACCTTTTCCGGGACCGGAAAGAGGTGAGTGCCATTACCGCCTTATACCAGATGGGCGAGACCGACCATATCAGCGGTACTGTCGAGTTCATGCACTTCCCCTTGGATATCGCCAACCCGTTCATTCCGGATGATATGGCGAAAATGGGCGGAGACCTCGATGGTACGCTCGCTATCAGCGGACAAAGCGATAAACCCATGGCCGAGGGATATCTGATTCTCGATACCGCCTCCGTTTATGTAGGCGCCGCAGGTTCTACCTTCCGTTTCGACGATAAAAAGATAGAAATAAAGAACAACCGGATCTTGTTCAACCAATATGGTATTTACGCATACAACAAGAATCCGTTTATCATCAACGGAGAAGTGGATTTCAACAATTTATCCCGCATGACCGCCAATCTTAAACTAACGGCGAATAACTTGCAACTGCTGAACGTTAAGAAAAACGAAGAAAGCCTTGTCTACGGAAAGCTGTTCGTCAACCTGAATTCTACCGTACGCGGGCCGTTGGATGCCTTGACCATGCGAGGCGACTTGCAATTATTGGGCGGGACGAATATCACCTACGTGCTGAAAGACTCCCCGCTGACCGTGCAAGACCGTATGTCGGACATGGTAACCTTCACCTCTTTCACGGATACCTTACGCCGGCGCATGCCTCGTAAACCCCCGTTGCCGATGGGAGGCATGGACATGCTGATGACGATCCACATCGATCCCGCCGTACAAGCGAACGTGGATTTAAGTCCCGACCAGTCCAACCATATCAATCTGGAGGGTGGCGGCGATCTTTCCTTCCAGTATACCCCGCAAGGCGATATGTTCTTGAACGGACGCTACACGCTATCCGGGGGAACCATCAAGTACTCCATCCCGGTAATCCCATTGAAGGAGTTCAACGTACAGGAGGGTAGCTACGTGCAATGGACGGGTAACCCCATGGACCCGACCTTGAACCTTACGGCCACCGAGCGAGTCCGTACGTCCGTCACCCTAACCGGGCAATCATCGCCCCGCTTGGTGAATTTCGACGTAGGCATCGAACTGACCCAACAACTGGAGAACCTAGGGTTGCAATTTACCCTCACCGCCCCGGAAGACATGGCGATGCAGGAGGAACTGACCTCGAAAGGCCCGGAGGAACGGGCGAAGCTGGCTGTCAGCATGCTCGTGACCGGTATGTACCTCGGCGGAGGCGGTGGTGGCGGCAAGGTGAACGTAAATATGGGAGACGCCTTGACCAGCTTCTTGCAAAGCGAGATCAACAACATCGCCGGAAGTGCCTTGAAATCCGTGGATATCAGCTTCGGCATGGAGACGTACGACGATAATGGCGACGCCGGAGGTGGTACCCGTACCGACTACTCCTTCCGCTTCGCCAAGCGATTCTATAATGACCGTATCCGTGTGGTTCTAGGCGGCCGTATCTCTACCGGCGAGAACATTAACAATGGACAGGCGCAGCCGTTCATCGATAACGTATCCGTAGAATATCGGTTAGACAGCAGTGGCTCCCGTTACGTCAAACTTTTCCACGACAAGAACTACGAGAGCCTGCTGGAAGGCGAGATCACGGAGACCGGAGCCGGTATCGTGCTCCGCAAGAAAATGATGCATCTCAGGGAGCTATTCAACTTCAAGAAAACGAAAGTGAAACCAGTGAAAGAGGAAACAGAAAAGGAATGA
- a CDS encoding BamA/TamA family outer membrane protein: MKNVLIYFRKDALLEQGNMPSQSRETCLPKAGKDTSPGRGGVSTQRAILSSLALLGLLAFLLTSCSTTKNLPEGAVLYTGIKKIEVKNEDKTKPGEAALEEVEAALAYPPNNALLGSSSIRVPFPFGLWVYNAFVNKKGKVGKWIFNKLASKPVLITTVNPEVRVKVARNLLNEYGYFNGETSFEVVPDPKNPRKAKLEYSVTMNDPYTLDSIQYVHIRHRADSLIDATIGDRILHKGENFNVVQLQAERERISSLLRNNGYYYFRPDFITYQADTLLNPGKVALRVAPKESLPPSALRPWKLGDISVWLNGYQNETPTDSIRYKDLTIHYEGKLRVRPSVIYNRLYFKPGELYNQRAQERTQTALSRLGIFRYAELQYSPRDTMRRQDTLDLRINTVYDLPLDGELELNVTAKSNDQVGPGAIFSVTKRNVFGGGETFGVKLRGSYEWQTGNKLDGSNSKINSYELGLTTTLTFPRVLFPTFSKRDMNFPASTTFRLYADQMNRARFFKLLAFGGDASYEFQPTATSHHSITPFKLTFNLLQHTTHEFDSITNVNKALKKSLQNQFIPAMNYTYTYDDSPITSRRNHLWWQASVTQAGLVLDGIYALAGKKFNKEDKELLGNPFAQFIKGTAEIRYNYALGHKQYLVGRLMAGAIYSYGNARTSPYNEQFYIGGANSIRAFTIRSIGPGRYYQNSDNNKYAYIDRTGDLKFEANLEYRFPILGDLHGATFLDSGNIWLIRNDPDRPGGQLKWGSFLKDLALGTGFGLRYDLTFIVIRFDVGIGLHLPYDTGKKGYYNIPKFKDGMGYHFAIGYPF; the protein is encoded by the coding sequence ATGAAAAATGTTTTAATATATTTTAGGAAGGATGCCCTCCTAGAGCAGGGAAACATGCCTTCCCAGAGCAGGGAAACATGCCTTCCCAAAGCAGGGAAGGATACTTCCCCAGGGCGAGGGGGGGTGTCTACCCAAAGAGCGATCCTATCGTCGCTGGCGCTACTCGGGCTGCTGGCCTTCTTACTCACCTCTTGCTCCACCACGAAGAACCTTCCCGAGGGAGCGGTCCTATATACCGGTATCAAGAAAATAGAGGTGAAGAACGAGGATAAGACCAAACCCGGCGAAGCCGCCTTGGAAGAGGTCGAGGCCGCCCTAGCCTATCCCCCCAACAACGCCTTGCTGGGAAGCTCCTCGATCCGGGTGCCCTTCCCCTTCGGCCTGTGGGTCTACAACGCTTTCGTGAACAAGAAAGGGAAGGTCGGCAAGTGGATCTTCAACAAGCTGGCGTCGAAACCGGTGCTGATCACCACCGTGAACCCGGAAGTCCGTGTCAAGGTAGCCCGGAACCTATTGAACGAATACGGTTATTTCAATGGAGAGACCTCTTTCGAGGTCGTACCCGATCCCAAGAATCCCCGGAAGGCGAAGCTGGAATATAGCGTCACCATGAACGATCCGTATACGCTAGACAGCATCCAATACGTCCATATCCGTCACCGTGCCGACTCATTGATCGATGCCACGATCGGCGATCGTATCCTCCACAAAGGAGAGAATTTCAATGTCGTCCAGTTGCAAGCCGAGCGGGAACGCATCTCGTCCTTGCTCCGTAACAACGGCTATTACTATTTCCGTCCCGATTTCATCACCTATCAAGCGGATACCTTGTTGAACCCCGGGAAAGTGGCCTTACGGGTGGCCCCGAAGGAAAGCCTGCCCCCCTCGGCCCTCCGCCCTTGGAAGCTCGGGGATATATCCGTCTGGCTAAACGGTTACCAGAATGAGACTCCCACGGACTCGATCCGCTATAAGGACCTTACGATCCATTATGAGGGCAAGCTAAGGGTTCGCCCCTCGGTCATTTACAACCGTTTATATTTCAAGCCGGGGGAACTTTACAACCAGCGGGCGCAGGAACGGACGCAAACCGCCCTGTCCCGCTTGGGTATCTTCCGTTATGCCGAGTTGCAATATTCCCCCCGTGATACCATGCGCCGTCAAGATACGCTGGATCTGCGGATCAATACGGTCTACGATCTTCCATTGGACGGCGAGCTCGAGTTGAACGTTACCGCCAAGAGCAACGACCAAGTGGGTCCGGGCGCCATTTTCAGCGTGACCAAACGGAATGTCTTCGGAGGGGGCGAGACCTTCGGCGTGAAACTCCGCGGCTCTTACGAATGGCAGACCGGCAACAAGCTGGATGGTAGCAACTCCAAGATCAACAGTTATGAGTTAGGCTTGACTACCACGCTGACTTTCCCACGGGTATTGTTCCCTACATTCAGCAAACGGGACATGAATTTCCCGGCCAGCACCACCTTCCGCCTCTATGCGGACCAGATGAACCGGGCCCGTTTCTTCAAGTTGCTGGCATTCGGTGGTGACGCCTCGTATGAGTTCCAGCCTACTGCCACGTCTCATCATTCCATCACCCCTTTCAAGCTGACGTTCAACTTGCTCCAGCATACCACGCACGAGTTCGACAGCATTACCAACGTGAATAAGGCTCTAAAAAAGAGTTTGCAAAATCAATTCATCCCGGCCATGAACTATACCTATACCTATGATGATTCCCCGATTACCAGTCGCCGGAACCATCTTTGGTGGCAGGCATCCGTTACCCAAGCGGGCCTTGTCTTGGATGGGATTTATGCGTTAGCCGGGAAGAAATTCAATAAAGAGGATAAGGAATTACTCGGCAACCCCTTCGCCCAATTCATCAAGGGAACCGCCGAGATACGTTATAATTACGCCCTCGGGCATAAGCAATATCTCGTAGGCCGATTAATGGCCGGCGCTATTTATAGCTACGGCAACGCCCGTACCTCCCCTTATAACGAGCAATTCTACATCGGCGGAGCGAATAGCATCCGTGCTTTTACGATCCGCAGCATCGGTCCCGGACGCTACTATCAAAACAGCGATAACAATAAATACGCTTACATCGACCGTACGGGTGATCTTAAATTCGAGGCCAACCTCGAATACCGCTTCCCGATCCTTGGCGACCTGCATGGGGCCACTTTCCTCGACAGCGGTAACATCTGGCTGATCCGGAACGATCCGGATCGTCCCGGCGGACAACTGAAATGGGGTAGCTTCCTCAAGGATCTAGCCTTGGGAACCGGCTTCGGCCTGCGTTACGACCTCACCTTTATCGTCATCCGTTTCGACGTGGGTATCGGTCTGCATCTCCCTTACGATACCGGAAAGAAAGGCTATTACAATATCCCGAAATTCAAGGACGGCATGGGTTACCACTTCGCTATCGGATACCCCTTCTAG
- the rocF gene encoding arginase, translating into MKINVIGVPLNLGCDRAGVERAPNHLRERGLMGVIRKNGHKAFDLGNLYVPPVSEADKFVRGNSMKYLDAIVEVNTNLAELVYDTLRGGAFPLVIGGDHSLGLGSASGVGKCYDDFGIIWLDAHGDINTSETSPSGNIHGMPLSALMGMGSEELVNIYAPGNKVNPQNVFLVGTRSLDEGEWDLIEREKLSVYTMETIHLKGIGFVAEDIKRKLKERKIRNVHFSIDVDSIDPRFAPGTGTRVCEGLMPDEFNNFVDHMLSTNLVKSMDLVELNPELDVNEQTTNLCLQIIDYITARL; encoded by the coding sequence ATGAAGATAAATGTAATAGGTGTTCCCTTGAATCTGGGATGTGACCGGGCTGGCGTAGAGCGTGCCCCGAACCACCTTCGGGAACGGGGATTGATGGGGGTGATCCGGAAGAACGGGCATAAAGCCTTTGACTTGGGTAATTTGTATGTACCCCCTGTTAGCGAGGCGGATAAGTTCGTACGGGGTAACAGCATGAAATATCTGGATGCGATCGTGGAGGTAAATACGAATCTGGCGGAGTTGGTTTATGATACATTGCGTGGAGGAGCGTTCCCCTTGGTGATTGGCGGGGATCATTCGCTGGGTTTAGGTAGCGCCTCGGGCGTGGGTAAATGTTATGATGATTTCGGTATTATCTGGCTGGACGCTCATGGGGATATCAATACCAGCGAGACTTCTCCCAGTGGTAATATCCACGGGATGCCTTTGAGTGCGTTGATGGGGATGGGAAGCGAGGAACTGGTGAATATCTACGCTCCCGGGAATAAGGTGAATCCGCAGAACGTATTCTTGGTCGGGACCCGCAGTCTGGATGAGGGCGAGTGGGATTTGATCGAGCGGGAGAAGCTGAGTGTCTATACGATGGAGACGATCCATCTGAAAGGCATCGGCTTCGTAGCTGAGGATATCAAGCGGAAATTGAAGGAACGGAAGATCCGCAACGTGCATTTCAGCATAGACGTGGATAGCATAGACCCCCGTTTCGCTCCGGGCACGGGAACCCGTGTGTGTGAGGGACTGATGCCGGATGAGTTTAATAACTTCGTGGATCATATGTTGTCTACGAATCTGGTTAAGTCGATGGATTTGGTAGAGCTGAATCCGGAGCTGGACGTGAACGAGCAGACCACAAACCTTTGTCTGCAGATCATCGATTATATTACCGCCCGTCTATAA
- the rocD gene encoding ornithine--oxo-acid transaminase, whose protein sequence is MKPEDYITREEKYGAHNYHPLPVVLRRGEGVFVWDVEGKRYFDFLSGYSALSQGHCHPKIVKALMEQAERLTLVSRAFHADILGEYMEFTCKFFGYDKLLPMNTGAEAVETALKLCRRWGYRRKGVAPERAKIVVCSENFHGRTITIISMSTDPSSYADFGPYTPGFIKIPYNNVDALAEALKDPDAVGFLVEPIQGEAGVVVPDDGYLRACYDLCHQKNVLFIADEIQTGIGRTGKLLACDYEGIRPDILILGKALSGGVSPVSAVLADDEIMLTIAPGEHGSTYGGNPLAAKVAIAALEVVRDEHLSENAFKMGELFRGEMERINNPMIKKVRGKGLLNAVVTEPKDGKTAWDICLALKENGLIAKPTHDHIIRFTPPLVITEEQMMEAIGIIRDTFAKF, encoded by the coding sequence ATGAAACCGGAAGATTACATCACCCGTGAGGAGAAGTATGGTGCCCACAACTATCATCCCCTGCCGGTCGTTCTCAGAAGAGGCGAAGGCGTGTTCGTGTGGGACGTGGAAGGAAAACGTTATTTTGATTTCTTGTCCGGATATTCGGCGTTAAGCCAAGGACATTGCCATCCTAAGATCGTAAAGGCCCTGATGGAGCAAGCGGAGAGGCTTACGCTCGTGTCTCGTGCCTTTCATGCTGATATACTTGGTGAATACATGGAATTTACTTGCAAATTCTTCGGCTATGACAAACTTCTGCCGATGAATACGGGAGCCGAGGCGGTAGAGACGGCCTTGAAGCTTTGCCGTCGGTGGGGATATCGTCGGAAAGGGGTTGCCCCGGAACGTGCGAAGATCGTGGTTTGTAGCGAGAATTTCCATGGACGTACGATTACGATTATTTCCATGAGTACGGACCCTAGCTCATACGCCGATTTCGGTCCTTATACACCCGGGTTTATAAAGATACCCTATAATAATGTGGATGCGTTGGCCGAGGCCCTGAAAGATCCTGATGCAGTAGGCTTCTTGGTGGAACCGATCCAAGGTGAGGCTGGGGTAGTGGTGCCCGACGATGGTTATCTGCGGGCTTGCTATGATCTTTGTCATCAAAAGAATGTGTTGTTTATCGCGGACGAGATACAGACGGGTATCGGCCGTACCGGTAAGTTATTGGCTTGCGATTACGAGGGGATTCGTCCGGACATCTTGATCTTGGGAAAGGCGTTGTCCGGTGGGGTCAGTCCGGTCTCGGCGGTATTGGCGGACGATGAGATCATGCTTACGATCGCTCCGGGAGAGCACGGTTCTACGTATGGTGGAAATCCGTTGGCGGCGAAAGTCGCTATCGCAGCCTTGGAGGTGGTACGTGACGAGCATTTGTCGGAGAATGCGTTTAAGATGGGTGAGCTGTTCCGTGGTGAGATGGAGCGGATTAATAATCCTATGATAAAGAAAGTACGGGGTAAGGGCTTGCTGAACGCTGTCGTGACGGAACCTAAAGATGGGAAGACGGCATGGGACATCTGTTTGGCGTTGAAGGAAAACGGTTTGATAGCCAAGCCTACCCACGATCATATCATCCGCTTCACGCCTCCTTTGGTGATTACGGAGGAGCAAATGATGGAAGCGATTGGCATTATACGAGATACGTTTGCTAAATTCTAG
- a CDS encoding 1-acyl-sn-glycerol-3-phosphate acyltransferase codes for MDTETVSPNFDDIRPLNNSEVKDAIEKLVANEDFERALRYIKPNLNWEEFSVAMRACKTKEEFKSTLAYDAVMTVAKNTTFSLTISGRSRLPKDKAACTFISNHRDIVLDASFLNVMLYDVGYGMTQVAIGDNLLIRPWIETLVRLNNSFIVKRGVSVRQMLEVSKTLSAYIHHAIKNVNESVWIAQREGRAKDSDDRTQGSVLKMLSIGGDKDNLLLNLMDLNIVPVAISYEFDPCDFLKAKEFQMKRDDPDYVKCQRDDLLSMETGILNNKGRVHFTITSPINDSLAKLDKDMEKNELVSAIASVIDREIYKNYRFYPCNYVAYDWLNGTRRFHEHYGPKDKKQFEEYIQGQLDKIVLPNKDEAFLRKKLLEMYSNPLKNYLTTL; via the coding sequence ATGGATACAGAAACAGTTTCCCCTAATTTCGACGACATCCGTCCGCTGAACAACAGTGAGGTGAAGGACGCGATTGAAAAATTGGTCGCCAATGAGGATTTCGAGCGGGCTTTACGTTACATAAAGCCGAATTTGAATTGGGAGGAATTCTCAGTTGCCATGCGTGCTTGCAAGACGAAGGAGGAGTTTAAATCTACTCTGGCCTATGACGCTGTAATGACGGTGGCGAAAAATACTACTTTCTCGCTTACTATCTCAGGGCGTAGCCGTCTGCCGAAAGATAAGGCGGCCTGTACGTTTATCTCGAACCATAGGGATATCGTATTGGATGCCTCCTTCTTGAACGTCATGTTATATGATGTGGGGTATGGTATGACGCAGGTCGCTATCGGCGACAATCTTTTAATCCGTCCGTGGATCGAGACGTTGGTGCGCTTGAATAACAGCTTTATCGTGAAGCGTGGCGTTTCTGTTCGTCAGATGTTGGAGGTCAGCAAGACGCTTTCCGCCTATATCCATCATGCGATCAAGAATGTGAACGAGTCTGTATGGATCGCCCAGCGTGAGGGACGTGCTAAGGATTCGGACGATCGTACGCAGGGCAGCGTATTAAAAATGTTGAGTATCGGCGGTGATAAGGATAATCTGTTGTTGAATTTGATGGACTTGAATATCGTACCGGTCGCTATCTCCTACGAGTTTGATCCTTGCGATTTCTTGAAGGCGAAAGAATTCCAGATGAAGCGGGATGATCCGGATTACGTGAAATGTCAGCGGGATGATTTGTTGAGCATGGAAACGGGTATCCTGAATAATAAGGGTCGTGTCCACTTCACGATCACTTCCCCGATCAATGATTCCTTGGCTAAACTAGACAAGGATATGGAGAAGAATGAGCTGGTAAGCGCTATCGCGTCCGTTATCGACCGGGAGATCTATAAGAACTATCGTTTCTATCCTTGTAATTACGTAGCTTATGATTGGCTGAACGGTACTCGCCGTTTCCACGAGCATTACGGACCGAAGGATAAGAAGCAGTTCGAGGAGTATATACAAGGACAGTTGGACAAGATCGTCCTTCCGAATAAGGATGAGGCGTTCTTACGTAAGAAACTATTGGAGATGTACTCCAATCCGTTGAAGAACTATTTGACAACTTTATAA